The Kitasatospora kifunensis genome contains the following window.
CCTGGGCGCTGCGCTGACTCATGGTGCCTCCAGAACTGGCTTCAGTGGTAGCTGAGTTGATGGCGAGGGGGGCTGTCAGAGATCGCCTCGGTCCGGAGCCCCGTGGCCGGGTACCGGACGGCGAGGACGTGCCGAACCGTCCGGAGTCGTGACCTCGGCCGGCAGCGACTGCCCGCCGGCCCCTGGGCGCGGCCGGCGGGCGAGGAGGCGGGGCCGGTCGCCCCTGAGCTCGCGGACCGTCCAGCCTCCGGTGCGCAGAAGATCCGCGTAGGCACCGACGAGGACGAACTCCTCTGCAGCGTTGCCCTCGAACGTGTGGCCGTTGAGCGTGCTCGGAAACGCGACGCGGTGGCCGACCCGGACCGTCCCGGAGTCAGGGGCGCCCGGCGCGCACAGGAACCCGGCCGTGACGACACGGCCGTTCACGTCGAGCTGTGCAGCAGGGTGATGCAGTCGAAGCAGCGCCGCCACGGCGGCGGTCTCGTCCTCGTATTGGTCGATCTCCATCGGTCTCCCCTTGAACAGGTGGGTTCTACCGGCTGCCGGGCTTTGCTCGACCGCGGTCGGCGCTGGCCCAGGGGTCGGGGGCGGGCGTCGCCGCGATCCACCCGGTGGCCGTCTCGTACGTCATACCCGAGGTGACGTGGCGGACGCACGGCGCTTCGTCCCCGTTGAACAGCACCATCAGCCGCTGCCCAATGGTGTCCACGATGGCGCCCTCGCGGCCGTTGTTGCGGACCCGGCCGCCGAGTGCGACGCGGATGTCGAGACGGCTCTCCAGTGCGTAGTAGGTGGCGATGTGCTCCAGGTCGGCGGCCTGTCGGCGCCGGTTCTGGGCCTCGGCCTCGTAGCGGTCCTCGTCGCACTGATCCTGGCTGAGCTGGAGTGCATGGGTGCTGCGCTGACTCATGGTGTCTCCTGAATTCACTTCAGCGGTGGCTGAGTTGCAGGTGCGGCTGTCAGCGATCCCGGTCCGGAGCGGTGGCGGCCGGGTACCGGAAGGCCTCGGCATCGGCGGGGATGGGCAGGGCGTGGTCTTCGTCGTCCCGGGTGAGCCACACCGACACGGTGAGCGTCCCAGCCCGAGGCAGGGTGGCTCGCAGGTTCATGACCGTGTTGTCGGCGAGCGCTTGGAAGCTCCAGGCCCAGGTGGACGTAGTGCCGAGCGCGACCGGCCGCGGCGAGCCATCGGCGACGACGCGGTAGGTGTAGGAAGTTCCTGGCACAGCTGGTTCTCCTTGTGTGGACGGCGGCAGTTGGTGCGAGCTGGCAGTCCGGTAGTTAGTCCGCGCGCTGCCCGCCGACCGGGCTGCCAAGTCGCTGCACCAGGTCGCGCAGGTTCTGTGTCAGCACGGTGAGCTCGCGTACGGGGCGGTGCTCGTCCAGCTCTTCGGCCCGTTCCAGGGCACGGCGCACGACATCGGGTAGCGCGGCACTGTCGGAGCCGGCCTCCTGGTAGAGCCTGCTGTTCTGCGTCGCGAGCGCCTCCAGGTCAACGAGCCGGGACTGGAACTGGTCCAGGATCTGCTCCTGCGCGCGGCCGGTGTCGTACTCCTCACCGCGCAGCACCAGGCACTGGACGAGCAGAGAGCTGGCGTCCCACAGCTCTGCGGCGAGCCGACGGTCGATCTCGCCGAGGTCGACCACGCCAGCGACACGCTGTGCGGATCGCCAGACCCTGCCGCAGGCCTGCCAGAGGCGCGAGAACTCCCCGGCGCGGTACTGGGGATCGTAGTAGGTCTCGGACCGCTTGAAGTTGATGGTCCTCGTGACAACGACCTGATCGCCGAACTTGGAGTGGATCCGGCGCAGCCGCCTGGCGCCGAACCCCTGGAGCTCCCACAGGCCGCTCAGGACGACCCTCTTCCCGGCGGGTACGTCCGAGGCGTAGATGAGGACGGGCTCGTAGTAGTCGGCCCAGCTGTACGTGGTGTCCATGATCGAGTCCTTCTGCTGATGGTTCGTCAGGCGGGGCCGGTGCGAGCGGCGGGGTCGGGCGGTCAGGGGAGCGGTACGGCCAGCTGGCCGGAGTTCTGGTCGAGGGAGCGGACTTCGACCAGGTCGGTGCCCTCGACGGCGGTGTCGGCGTTGGCGCTCCGGGCGGGCTGCTCGACGGGGCGGAGCCCGGCGAAGAGGGCGGCCCCCTTGTCGGCGAGCGCTGCGTCGCGCTTGCCGGCCTGGCGCCTCTCCCGGTAGCCGATCGTCGTGGCGGGGTCCTTGTGGTTGGCGAACGCCTGGACCTCCTCCAGCGGCTCCTTGTCATCGAGCATGTGCGTGATCCGACTCGCCCGCAGGACGTGCGGGGTGACGTCGCGGCAGCGCCGGCAGGACTTGAAGTTGTGCCCGGGCTGCCCGGCGCCCGGGCAGGTCAGGATCCGGGCCCGGTGGCCGAGCCGGGTGAGGATCCGGTCCACGTCGGAGGGGTCGAGCCGGCCGCCGTCGCGCGCGAGCAGTAGCGGTCCGTCGGTGCGCCCGGCGTTGAGGCGGTCGAGCTTCTCGGCCTGGTCGAGTGGGACCGGCAGCATCTTGTCCTCGTCGCCCTTTCGGGTGAGGTCGAGGAGCGCGCGCCGGCCGCGGTTGACCTGGTGGTCGAGGTCGCAGGCGCAGAGCTCGTCCACGCGGCCGGCGAAGACGTAGAGCAGCTCGACCACGACCTCGTCCAGCAGGTCGTCGGCCTGGAGGACGAGCGCCTGGACGTCCTCCTTCTCGATGACCGGAGTGGAGTGGGAGCCGTGGCCGCGCGGGATGTGCGGCAGGTCGTCCTCGGTGACCGGGTTCGGCGGCAGCGTCGGGTCCTTCGCCTTGGCGTAGTTGTGCAGCGAGGACAGCGAGCGCAGCTTGCGGATGATGGTGCGCGGCGAGCGCTTCTTACCGGTCGTGGAGACCTTGGCCTGCTCGCGGATGCGCCAGGACCGGATGTCGTCGGCGGTGAGGCAGCCGACGAAGAAGCGCTCGTGCCCGATCTCGGCGGCGAACGCGGCCCAACGCCGGATGTCGTCCACGTACTCCCGCTTGGTGCCGACCGAGCTGCGGCGGGTGGAGCTGATCCAGTCGAGCACCGTCACCCACGTCTGCGGGGTGACGACCCGGGCGAGGAGCTCGGCGCGCGGGGTGTAGAGGCGCTGCTGCCCGATCCGGCCGGTCTGCACCAGGCCGAGGTCCTCAATGAGCTGCTTGAAGACCGTTTCGGCGAGGCTGCTTGACGGCAGAGCCGGAATCGCCCCGTCCGGACGCGGGTCGAGCTGAGTCGTCGTCATGGCTCGAAGGGTAGCGGAAAATTCAAGTTTTCCGCTACCTCGGCGCCCGAGCGTCACCGATATGAGTCCGACATGAGTTGGACAGTTAACCTAATGTCAGATTCGACTAGACGCCGGGGGTCGAGCCCGCTAGGTTCTATTGGACATCATCTCGACATTAGTCATGTCGGACTCATCGAGAGTGGGCCATGCGAATCACCGTGCACATCGAAAACGCCTCGGACGAGATCGCGCACCGCCTGCTCGACCTCCTCGCCGAGCACCCCGGCGCACTCACCACCGACAGCCTCGACCCGACCTGGACCGAGGACCGCGCGCTGCGACTGCTGCGCGAGCTGCCGACCCGGGCCGCCACCCTGCTCCGCCTGGCCGCCGCCGGCGGCGGCTGGGTGGACGCCGAGCAGCTGCGCACCGCCGACGGCAAGGGCCTCCAGGGGCACACCGCCGCCATCACCCAGGCCCTCAAGCGCGGTGTCCGCAACGGCTGGTGGCCCGAAGCCACCGTCAAGCCGGTCGAGGCTGTCTACAACAGCGACGTGGCCGGGCCCCAGCGGGCGCTTGGCTTCCAGCTCGCCGACGACGAGGTGACCACGGCCTTCCGCGCCGCCGTCACCCGCTTCGACGCCGAGGGGAGTCAGGAGCAGTGAGCGCCCAGAACGTCACGGACCAGCTCAGCGCCGGCCGCATCCTCGCTGAACTCGCTCACCAGGCCCTCGCCTGGCAGCACCGACTTGGTGTCAGCTTTCGACCCGACCAGGGCGACCTCGGGGTGTATCTCGACGGGGACCACCTTGGCACCGTGGCCATCCTGGGCGGCCGCCGCGTCTACGTCGTTGCCCTCGGCCAGGGCAGGGTCACCGCGCTGCCTCCGGGCGAGCTGCCCGAGGATCCCATTGCTCTCGCGGACGTCGAGCGCTGGCGCACGCAGCAGGCCGAGGAGGTCGGCCAACTTCCCGAGGAGATCGGTGACTACACGCTGGCCCGCATCCGTGCCGCAGCCGACCTGCAGCGTCGACTGAGTCGGGCAGCGCACGCGAAGGACCTCCCCGAGCCTGTGCTGCTGGTCGATGAGATGGCCTTGTATGCGCCGGAGAGCAGCGAGGCTCTCGGGTCTGACCAGGTCAACTGCCGCTCCGCCGAACAGAACTGAGGACGTCATGACCAGCAGTCCCCATCAGGCGAAGCGCCCGTTCTACTGCGTCGCCACCCTGACGTGGTTCGATTCGACTCCCGCTGGCCCCTTCCGGCAGGCCGCGACGATCCAGAAGGTCGCGACCTTCAAGCAGGTGGTCGACGTGGATCCGCACAGCGACCGGAAGCAGCTGGCCGATGACGTGCTGGCCGAGGCCAAGCGCGTCATGTCGGCCCCCGCCGACGCTGCCGTCATGTTCCTGTCCCTGGAGCCGAACGAGCTGTGAGGCAACGGCTCGGCGAGCAACTCGGGGACGTTGAGCGACACACGATGAGTACCTCCGACCAACACGCCAAGCTCGAACAACCTCATTGGAGTTGCACGATGAGCACGCGACAGGTGTCGCCCATTCCGCGGTTGACTCGACTCATGGCAACCGCTGCCGACCTGCTCGACCGTGTCGGTGAGCTGGACAATCCCCTCCAGGTCAGCATCCACCTGCACTCGAAGATCGCCCCCGACATCCAGATCGGCGGCAGCACCTGCACCTCGATCGCCCAGATGCGACCCACCGTCGATCGCATCGCCGAGGCCCTCTCCGTGAAGCCGGAGTTCAATCCCGTCGCCGCCGACATCTACTCTTACCGCGCCGTCGGGACGCTCGATGGCGGAACCACGGTCGCGATCTTCGCCCTGACACCGCCGACCGGCACCGAGCCGCCCCGGGAACGCCTCCGCACCACCAACACCGCGCAGACCGCCCGACTGCTGCGCGACCTGGTCCCCTGGGCAGCGAGCCTGTCCGAGGGCGCCGAGATCCGCGGCCTGACGATCGCCGATGACGCCGACGACCACTCCGTGCAGCTTTTCGTTGCCGGTGACCACCAGGCCGCCGCCGAGGCCGCGACCGAGACCCTTCCCGCCCAGCTCCACCACCGCTGGTACGGCTCGGATGGACAGGCGCTGCTGCCAACCGGCCACACCCTGCGGATCACCACTGTTGTGTAACCGCTCCCTCTGCCACGACGGCGGAGAGTAGCCTCACCAAGACGAGAGAAAGGAGCACCGCCATGACCGCCCAACCTGTCCACAGTGCCCCGCCGATGGGCACCCCCCGGGAGATCCGCGCCGCCCTGGCCGGCCTCGCCACGCTCAACATCCCGACCGAGCTGGACACCTTCGAGGAGGAGTTCGCCGACACCCCGGCCAACGAGGTCGAGGAGCTCTTCGAGCGGTACCGCGGCTACGTTCGACGCAACACGTCGCCCGAGGCCGTCCGGGCGCTCACCATGTCGACCGCGGAGTCCGAGGCGATCATCCGGCGCAAGATGATCGAGGTCAGCCGGTGACCCTGGCCTTGGTCTTCGCCGATGACGCCGTCGAGAAGATGCTCCCCGAACTCACCCCGACCGAGCGGGTCGCCGTCACCGATTTGATGGCCGCCCTGGAGATCGAGCCCCGCCAGGGCGAGCAGCAGCCCGGCTACGACCCGAACGCCGAGGAGTACATCGTGCGCCTCACACCTAAGCGCACCGCCGGCAGAGGGATCAGCGTCGTCTACCGCTTCCACCCGTATATGGCCAGCAACGGGGCCTGCCTCCTGCGATGGCTGATTATCGGACCGTAGTCCAACGCGAGAGACGGACGCCCCTGCCAGGGAAAGTGGCAGGGGCGTCCGCGCGCAGACTACCGCCCCCTGGCCCTCACCACTTCCGATCAGTCGTTGATGCCGTACTTGGCGAAGTCGATGTTCTCGGGCGGGGCGATCTGAGCCCCACCATCCTGGTGGAAGCCGAACCAGATGGCACTGAACGGGCTCCGCTCGGCTACCCAAGCACGCTGCTCCTCGGTGGCGCGGCCGCCGGCCTCGATGTCACGGAGAACTGCGGCGAGGTCCCAGGCGACGACACGTAGGGGGCCGCCGTCGTAGTCGGCGGCACGGTGGCGATCGCGTAGGACCTGGAAGTCGGCGAGGCCGAAGCCGGAGTCCCGCGCCTGCTGGTCGATCTGCCTGGCGAGGTCGCGGCCGCCACAGCTGTACGTGGTCCAGTTCGCGTACTCGCCTGTGGGGAGGCGCAGGACCATGTCGAGCAGGTGGAGCGGGGCGTAGGTCTCGCCGAACTCGGACCACAGTGCGAGGTGCTGCGACTCGGCTGCGAGCCGGGCTTCCTGCTCGGCGAGGAGGTAGCGCTCTTGGCGGTCGCGGATCGCGTCCAGCCGCTCCCCGGTGGGCTGAGTGCGCTGCCGGCTGAGAGCGGCGGCCGCCGTGGTGTAGTTCTCGCCGGTCCGGGCCATGCGAGCCCGTACTTCTGTCTTACGGGCGCGGCGGGGGTCGGTCATCGTGTCCGTCCAGCTCGGCGCTGCGGTCCGTGGCCCGGGGCGCCCGGTCGGCACGATCGGGTGAGCCGCTCGCCGCGTTGCGGGTCCAGCCCTGGTGTCGTCTCCTGCCACGGGCTGAACGACGGGCCTTGGGCTGCGGGGCCCAGCTGGAGCCTACCGGATCTGACAAGCCGTCAGTCGGTGGTGCGTCCGCTGGTGGTCAGGCCGCTGTCGTGCAGACTCCGCGGGTGGCTCAGCATGGCGGGACCGCCGCGAGTTCGGGCGTCTCTGGGGTCTCCAGTACCTCCAGGAGGCGCCGGAGCTCGGTGCGGTGGTCGGTGAGGTGCCCAAGCTTGTAGGAGGCCTTGGCGAACACGATGCCCTGGATGTGCGCGGAGAGGTCGCGGACCATCTCCACCCGGCGCTCCTCCGATCGTTCGGAGATCCAGATGAAGCGGGCAGCGGCGGCGTAGCGGCCGAGCAGGTCGTGCAGGCCGAGGCGGTTGGGGTAGCCCAGGAGGTAGCGCTCCATGTTGTCGACCAGGTTGCGGGTGGCGACGTCGATCTGCTCCGCCCACCGAGCCCGCTCCGCCTCCAGGCGGCTGCGCATCACCTCGCTCGCCTCATTCGGGACTTGCACCGCGAGCAGGCGGCCGGCGGCGGCCAGGATGGTCAGCACGTCCTTCGAGAACTGGTCGCGATCCGCCCACGCCGCCTTGATCCTCACCGACCGGGCGTCGTAGCGCGGGGAGAAGCGGGAGAGGATGAAGGCGAGGATGACGGCGGTGGCCGCCGACTTCTCCAGGGTGTCGAGCCAGGCGTGCACAGGTTTCCCTCCTCCGGGTACCGCGCGGTGCGGGTGGCGCAGATCATCGCAGAGGAGGGTGACGGTCTGCCGAGCCCCGTAGACGTGCCCCCGGATCCGTAGGGTTGGCCGTCGGCGAAGCTCCGTTCTGGTCGACGCGCGGTTCGCTGAACCTGAAACGCGGCCGGGCGCGGGCGCCGGGATCTGGGAGGGTGGCGGTCCGAACGGCAGGCGAGGAGAGGTGGCAGCAGTGACCGACGACGCGGAGCTGATGAGGCTGGTGGAGGCGCACCAGCGCCTCGACGCGATGGCGCAGGCGGTGGTGCGCGACGCCTCCGCCCTGGACGACCTGACCCCCTACGGCACCGATGAGCTCCCGGCGGCCATCACGGCTCTGCAGACGGGCCTGGAGACCGGCGCGGTCGACCAGATCGTAGACGGGGCTCGCTGGGTCGCCCGCGCCTTCACCGCCACCCCGATGGCCATGTTCACCCTCGGCGGCGGGGAAGCGGCATTCGCCCTGTGCGGCGGCGTCATGGGCCTGCGCGCTGACTTGCTGACCCTAGACGAGGCGGCGGAGAAGTAGACCTGGCCGGCGAGGGGTACACCGTGGCGGACTCAGTGGAACGGCAGCACCACCCTGCGGCCGCCTGTCCCCTCCCGGAACCGCTCTACGGCCTCAGCCCACACATCCCGCTGCGGAGGAAGGGCGGCGATCTCGTCGCCGGGCTCCCTGCTGTCGGCCTCGTCCGCGCGCAAGGCGACCAGCATCTCCGCCTCGGCGGCCCGGCTCGCGGCCGGCAGTCCTAGCAGCACGGCCGCGGCCTGCAGGAGGATGATGCCGGAGTCCTCCAGCAGGGAGAGCGCTCGCCCGATGTTCTCGAAGCCGACACCGGACCTGCGCGCCGCGTCGACCGCCACCAGCGCCTCGGCGTGCATCGCCTGCACGAATCGGCCAACCAGCTCCAAGGCCCGGCCAGGTTCGGCCAGCACAAGCCGCTGGAGCTCCGCCCGCAGCAGGGCCTCCGCCAGGACGAGTGCTGATGACCGCGCGTCTTCGGTATTCACGTCCTGGTCAACGAGCTCACTCAGGTTGAGCCACTGGGACTCGCCCATTCCGTTCCTACTCGCGCCTCCCCGTCGCGCCGCCGCAGCCCCCGCCAGCCTCAAGGCAGGTGTCGGCCAGCAACGGCACAGCCGCCGGGGAGCGTGGTGCCATCAGGTGTCATTGGCGAAGACGATCGGAATCACGACCGCGCGCAGCGCCCCGCGAAGCGCCGCCTGCGGGAACTCGGCGATGGTGTCGAAGGGGCCAGTCATGAGCATCACGGCGTTGTGGGTCGTCGCGGCTCGGTACCACTCCCGGGTGAGCAGCAGCGGGCCGTCGAACCACGGCTCGCCACCGGGGTGGGTGATCGTCAGGTGCTGCTCGCGCAGGACGGCGGACCACGCCGGGTTCGCCTGGGCGGACTCCGGGTCGGCCGACCAGCCGTCGGCGTCGAGCACCGGACGGTCCGGGCTGTGGGGGCCGCGCGGGATCATCACCACGGGCCGGCTGCGGATGAGCTCGGGCCAGGGGCGGCCGTCGAATCCGCTGGCCATCACCTCTGCCGCGCAGGGAGGGGTGCGCCCTCGGGACACCGCGGGGGCGATGGCGACGGTCCGGTTGTCGGCGATCACGGCTGGGCTCCGGGGCTGGTCAGGTAGGTGGGCTGGTCCTCGCCGCCGTCCTCGCGGAACGGTGAGGCGGTCAGGACGGTCAAGCGGTGCTCGACGGCCCCTCGGCGACGCGCCGTCACCCGGGCCCAGTGCAGGCCCTCGATCGTGAGCTCGGGGGCGTGGCGGATGAAGTCCGCCGCCAGCTGGAACGCCCCGGCCTGGGTCAGGTTCTGGCGGTGCAAGGCCGTCAGCGCGCCCTCGGGTGCGATCGTATCCGTGTCGAGGTAGACGACGACCCGGCGGTTCTCGGTGCCCGCGTGGGTCGGGTCCTCGGCGTCGCCGAACTCGGCGTCGATCGCGGACACCAGCAGCGTCACGCGGTAGTCGGGCAGGCGGGCCCACAGGGCCCCGCGCACGAAGAGCGTGTCGGCGAACCGGAGCGCGTCGGCTGCCGCTTGCAGGGCGTCGGCCTGCGTGGAGCCGGTGCACTCCAGAGCGGTGTAGGCGCTCACGGCGACGTCGTGCTCGCCGAGCGCCCCGAGGTAGGCGAGGGCCTTGTGCGCTTCGCCGACGGTCCGCAGCAGGTCCTGCCCGATGGCTGAGGAGATCGGACGGGGCGCCGCGGCGTTCATCCCCTGCGCAGGGCGAACCGCCAACAGGGAGTCGGGCTCGGTGCTGTCGTCGCCAGACGGTTCGGCGGCGGAGTTCAGAGTGTGTGCCATGACCCGGAACCTAGGGGCGCGGGCCTGCCCGGCACCCACGCAAAGTGCGTGGGTCGCCCTCCCTCTCCCCTCAGCCGGACCGCGTCCGGACGCGGCGGGCCTCGGAGTCCGCTGTGGACTCCGGGGCCCTGGCCGCGTGTCAGCCACGGGGGAACGGCTGGCGGCGGCCGATCAGGGGGCGGTCGCCGACTCGTCGGCGGCCGCCCGGCACAACGTGGCGAAGCCCTGTCGGGCGCGCTGCGCGTCCGTGTCGAGCAGCGCGTCGCGGAGCTCGGCGGGATTGAGGAACGCGCTGCAGTACTCGCCTCTGCCGCTCAGCCAGGTAGCGGAGTAGTGGCACTGCGACGGCTGGTGCGGAAGCAGGAGCCAGGAGCCGGCCGAGAGAACCCGCACCCCCGGCAGATCGCGCAGGCTGTCCGCGGTGCCGACGGCGGCCAGGACGACCAGCTCGCGCCGGGAGTAGTCGGCCAGCACCGCGTACCCGGCGTCCAGCGGCAGGTCGAGGGTGTCCAGCGCGGCGAGCCCGCGGTCCAGGGGCGCCACCACGATCGCATCCCAGTCCCGGCCGCAGGGCGTCAGCACGACGAGGTGCTCGCACGCGTGGCGCATCCGGTGGACGGTCCAGTCGTCCGGCTTGCGCAGCGCTGCCCACGGCGCCGTATCGAAAGGGGTGAGGTCCGTTGAACTGCCCATGCCTGCACCGTAGGACGGGTA
Protein-coding sequences here:
- a CDS encoding tyrosine-type recombinase/integrase; this encodes MTTTQLDPRPDGAIPALPSSSLAETVFKQLIEDLGLVQTGRIGQQRLYTPRAELLARVVTPQTWVTVLDWISSTRRSSVGTKREYVDDIRRWAAFAAEIGHERFFVGCLTADDIRSWRIREQAKVSTTGKKRSPRTIIRKLRSLSSLHNYAKAKDPTLPPNPVTEDDLPHIPRGHGSHSTPVIEKEDVQALVLQADDLLDEVVVELLYVFAGRVDELCACDLDHQVNRGRRALLDLTRKGDEDKMLPVPLDQAEKLDRLNAGRTDGPLLLARDGGRLDPSDVDRILTRLGHRARILTCPGAGQPGHNFKSCRRCRDVTPHVLRASRITHMLDDKEPLEEVQAFANHKDPATTIGYRERRQAGKRDAALADKGAALFAGLRPVEQPARSANADTAVEGTDLVEVRSLDQNSGQLAVPLP